One Phycisphaera mikurensis NBRC 102666 DNA window includes the following coding sequences:
- a CDS encoding PPK2 family polyphosphate kinase, translating into MGDRPPKWLEEAEDDFAYKRADFIVNPASRSTLRRPSRYQGDLKKKPGVKLLKRLHRRMQHHQRMLAAENERSVLIVLQAMDAAGKDSTVRRVFGPLNPATCKVFSFKAPSETDLDHDYLWRIHKEVPARGELGVFNRSHYEDVLIARVANLVPDRVWKKRFDHINHFEQMLTDEGCTILKFYLHVSKDYQEERLQRRLDLPEKHWKFNPADLVERERWPAYQRAFQSVFSRTTKKHAPWFVVPSERRWYRDLVIARTVCDTLDRMNPQPPEPTFDPEAVELV; encoded by the coding sequence ATGGGCGACCGCCCCCCGAAGTGGCTTGAAGAAGCCGAGGACGATTTCGCCTACAAGCGGGCCGACTTCATCGTGAACCCCGCCTCCCGGTCGACCCTCCGGCGGCCCAGCCGGTACCAGGGCGACCTCAAGAAGAAGCCCGGCGTCAAGCTGCTCAAGCGGCTGCACCGCCGGATGCAGCACCACCAGCGGATGCTCGCCGCCGAGAACGAGCGCTCGGTGCTCATCGTCCTGCAGGCGATGGACGCCGCCGGCAAGGACTCCACCGTCCGCCGGGTCTTCGGCCCGCTCAACCCCGCCACCTGCAAGGTCTTCTCCTTCAAGGCCCCCTCGGAGACCGACCTCGACCACGACTACCTCTGGCGGATCCACAAGGAGGTGCCCGCCCGCGGCGAACTCGGCGTCTTCAACCGAAGCCACTACGAGGACGTGCTGATCGCCCGCGTCGCGAACCTCGTGCCCGACCGCGTGTGGAAGAAACGCTTCGACCACATCAACCACTTCGAGCAGATGCTCACCGACGAGGGCTGCACGATCCTCAAGTTCTACCTCCACGTGAGCAAGGACTACCAGGAGGAGCGGCTGCAGCGCCGCCTCGACCTCCCCGAGAAGCATTGGAAGTTCAACCCCGCCGACCTCGTCGAGCGCGAGCGCTGGCCGGCCTACCAGCGGGCGTTCCAGAGCGTCTTCTCCCGCACCACCAAGAAGCACGCCCCCTGGTTCGTCGTGCCTTCGGAGCGCCGCTGGTACCGCGACCTGGTCATCGCCAGAACCGTGTGCGACACGCTGGACCGCATGAACCCCCAGCCGCCGGAGCCGACCTTCGATCCGGAGGCGGTCGAGCTGGTCTAG
- a CDS encoding DNA gyrase/topoisomerase IV subunit B, with the protein MPEKSYDASSITHLEGLEAVRVRPGMYIGGVDARGLHHLAWEVIDNSVDEAMNGHATEVVVTLHADGESMSVSDNGRGIPVDRHPKTKRPALEMILTELHTGGKFDGDSYKTSGGLHGVGASVVNALSKELVATVKRGGDEYRMTFSRGKPTSKLLKKKGLSRGTGTTIFFAPDATIFPKIRFDPATLKTRLETISYLHRGLRVVFADEAGATRETFQHENGLLDYLSAISTQRKAVPIHPEAFSVEKETPQGRVDVALAWTGSTDEHVRSHVNGIPTAGGGSHETGLRSGIHKALRNHIDTHNLTPRGVKISPEDIREGLLGVVSVFIADPQFQGQTKDRLNNPEIQPVVEQLVRPTLEQWLNERSSVAEQIVARIINAARARAASRAAVDAVHRKSPTSAGRLTLPGKLADCTGGRGSSELFIVEGDSAGGSAKQGRDRATQAILPLRGKVLNTEATVLTKVLANKELADLVTALGCGVGKSFDAAKLRYQRIILLADADSDGHHITTLLLTFFYRHMPELIRSGSVFLAVPPLYRIEAGKEKWYAADEPDRERILGELPANRKPEITRFKGLGEMSPRELWETTLSPATRRLEAVDIHDALVTDATMNDLMGRDPSARFSFIMDRAEEAEAIDV; encoded by the coding sequence ATGCCTGAAAAGTCCTACGACGCATCCAGCATCACCCACCTCGAAGGCCTCGAGGCCGTCCGCGTCCGCCCGGGCATGTACATCGGCGGCGTCGACGCCCGCGGCTTGCACCACCTCGCCTGGGAGGTGATCGACAACAGCGTCGACGAGGCGATGAACGGGCACGCCACCGAGGTGGTCGTCACGCTGCACGCCGACGGCGAGTCGATGTCGGTCTCGGACAACGGCCGCGGGATCCCCGTCGACCGGCACCCCAAGACGAAGCGGCCGGCGTTGGAGATGATCCTCACCGAGCTGCACACCGGCGGGAAGTTCGACGGCGACTCCTACAAGACCTCCGGCGGCCTGCACGGCGTCGGCGCCTCCGTCGTCAACGCGCTCTCCAAGGAGCTCGTCGCCACCGTGAAGCGCGGCGGCGACGAGTACCGGATGACCTTCTCCAGGGGCAAGCCCACCAGCAAGCTGCTCAAGAAGAAGGGGTTGTCCCGCGGCACCGGCACGACGATCTTCTTCGCGCCCGACGCGACGATCTTCCCGAAGATCCGCTTCGACCCCGCGACGCTGAAGACCCGCCTGGAGACCATCAGCTACCTGCACAGGGGGCTGAGGGTCGTCTTCGCCGACGAGGCCGGCGCGACCCGCGAGACCTTCCAGCACGAGAACGGCCTGCTGGACTACCTCTCGGCGATCTCCACACAGCGCAAGGCCGTGCCGATCCACCCCGAAGCCTTCAGCGTCGAGAAGGAGACGCCGCAGGGCCGCGTCGACGTCGCGCTCGCGTGGACCGGGTCCACCGACGAGCACGTGCGCAGCCACGTCAACGGCATCCCCACCGCCGGCGGCGGCAGCCACGAGACCGGCCTGCGGAGCGGGATCCACAAGGCGCTCCGCAACCACATCGACACGCACAACCTCACGCCCCGCGGCGTGAAGATCAGCCCCGAGGACATCCGCGAGGGCCTGCTGGGCGTCGTCTCGGTCTTCATCGCCGACCCGCAGTTCCAGGGCCAGACCAAGGACCGGCTGAACAACCCCGAGATCCAGCCGGTCGTCGAGCAGCTGGTCCGGCCGACGCTGGAGCAGTGGCTCAACGAGCGATCCAGCGTGGCCGAGCAGATCGTCGCCCGGATCATCAACGCGGCCCGCGCCAGGGCCGCCAGCCGGGCCGCGGTCGACGCGGTCCACCGCAAGAGCCCCACCTCCGCCGGCCGGCTCACGCTGCCGGGCAAGCTCGCGGACTGCACCGGCGGGCGGGGCTCGTCGGAGCTCTTCATCGTCGAGGGCGATTCCGCCGGCGGCAGCGCGAAGCAGGGCCGCGACCGAGCGACGCAGGCGATCCTCCCGCTCCGGGGCAAGGTCCTCAACACCGAAGCGACCGTCCTGACCAAGGTCCTCGCCAACAAGGAGCTGGCCGACCTGGTCACCGCCCTGGGCTGCGGCGTGGGCAAGAGCTTCGACGCGGCGAAGCTGCGGTACCAGCGGATCATCCTGCTCGCCGATGCCGACAGCGACGGCCACCACATCACCACGCTGCTCCTGACCTTCTTCTACCGCCACATGCCCGAGTTGATCCGCTCGGGCAGCGTCTTCCTCGCCGTGCCGCCGCTGTACCGCATCGAGGCGGGCAAGGAGAAGTGGTACGCCGCCGACGAGCCCGACCGGGAGCGGATCCTCGGCGAGCTGCCCGCCAACCGGAAGCCGGAGATCACCCGCTTCAAGGGGCTCGGCGAGATGAGCCCCAGAGAGCTTTGGGAGACGACGCTGTCGCCGGCGACGCGCCGGCTCGAAGCCGTCGACATCCACGACGCCCTGGTCACCGACGCCACGATGAACGACCTCATGGGCAGAGACCCGTCGGCCCGGTTCTCCTTCATCATGGACCGGGCCGAAGAAGCCGAGGCCATCGACGTGTGA
- a CDS encoding metallophosphoesterase family protein, with protein MPLLLPPLSRRRLLVASAALAGATVPGCRAETRRHLERAAAPTPTRLLLLSDPHAAADAAATSRGGAVIAERVAATVAAAAAEHDRRPFELAVVDGDCALDTGEPGDYERLASLLAPLRERGLPVWLTLGNHDHRDRMEAAFADPRPQTGPAGRRVARVETDNAVLLLLDSLIETDRTPGELGPAQLAWLEAELAATPAGRPALVFLHHPPLPPEPGVEPWGLLDDAELAEVLRHRPAATALVHGHTHAWSRRLFAGVPLIGLPSMAYPFDAIEAVGFVAAEAGAGGVAFTLHAPGHAADGASERIG; from the coding sequence ATGCCTCTACTGCTCCCGCCGCTGTCCCGCCGCCGGCTGCTCGTCGCCTCGGCGGCGTTGGCGGGGGCGACCGTGCCGGGTTGCCGCGCCGAGACCCGCCGCCACCTTGAGCGTGCTGCCGCGCCGACGCCGACGCGGCTGCTGCTGCTTTCGGACCCGCACGCGGCGGCGGACGCGGCGGCGACCTCCCGCGGCGGGGCGGTCATCGCCGAGCGGGTGGCGGCGACCGTCGCCGCGGCCGCCGCGGAGCACGACCGCCGGCCCTTCGAGCTGGCGGTCGTCGACGGCGATTGCGCGCTGGACACCGGCGAGCCGGGGGATTACGAGCGGCTCGCCTCGCTGCTGGCGCCGCTCCGGGAGCGGGGGCTGCCGGTGTGGCTGACGCTCGGCAATCACGACCACCGGGATCGGATGGAGGCGGCGTTCGCGGATCCGCGGCCCCAGACCGGCCCCGCCGGCCGCCGGGTCGCGCGGGTGGAGACGGACAACGCCGTGTTGCTGCTGCTCGACTCGCTGATCGAGACGGATCGGACGCCCGGCGAGCTGGGCCCGGCGCAGCTCGCGTGGCTGGAGGCCGAGCTCGCGGCAACGCCGGCGGGGCGGCCGGCGCTGGTGTTCCTCCACCACCCGCCGCTGCCGCCCGAGCCGGGGGTGGAGCCCTGGGGCCTGCTCGACGACGCGGAGCTGGCGGAGGTGCTGCGGCACCGGCCGGCGGCCACCGCGCTCGTCCACGGCCACACGCACGCCTGGTCGCGACGGCTCTTCGCGGGGGTGCCGCTGATCGGCCTGCCCTCGATGGCGTACCCCTTCGACGCCATCGAGGCCGTCGGTTTCGTGGCGGCGGAGGCCGGAGCCGGAGGCGTCGCGTTCACCTTGCACGCGCCGGGGCACGCGGCGGACGGAGCGAGCGAGCGGATCGGCTGA
- a CDS encoding GH1 family beta-glucosidase gives MPAATFPPGFLFGVAAASYQVEGAAAEGGRGPSIWDAFCAQPGRVHRGQDGSVACDQYHRYEEDAQLIADLGVSAYRLSVSWSRVLPTGEGEVNEEGVAYYDRLVDALLARGVEPWITLFHWDLPLALQHRGGWVNREVVGWFRGYTRVVADRLSDRVSNWFTLNEPACFVGLGHHTGMHAPGLRLPLAEVLRVQHHSNLAHGAAVDVLREHAKTPARVGAAPTGKACFPATDDPADAGAAARATFEVAEGKGMFFNHALSGDPMVLGRYPADLLTRFGDRMPAGFEDDLAAIQRPLDFYGINIYNGQPTRADASGRAVRQPASAGPPTTNIGWPIEPACIYWAAKQFHERYGLPMHITENGLASMDWVHADGVVHDPGRIDYTARHLWFLRKAVGEGVPVVGYFHWSVMDNFEWAEGYSKRFGLIYVDYETQERIPKDSYRWYREVVRSRGASLPDTLAPLR, from the coding sequence ATGCCTGCCGCCACCTTCCCCCCGGGCTTCCTCTTCGGCGTCGCCGCCGCCAGCTACCAGGTCGAGGGCGCCGCCGCCGAGGGCGGCCGCGGCCCCAGCATCTGGGACGCCTTCTGCGCCCAGCCGGGCAGAGTCCACCGCGGCCAGGACGGATCGGTCGCCTGCGACCAGTACCACCGGTACGAGGAGGACGCCCAGCTCATCGCCGATCTCGGCGTCTCTGCTTACCGCCTCAGCGTCTCCTGGTCGCGCGTGCTGCCCACCGGCGAGGGCGAGGTCAACGAGGAGGGCGTCGCCTACTACGACCGCCTCGTCGACGCGTTGCTGGCGCGTGGGGTCGAGCCGTGGATCACGCTGTTCCACTGGGACCTCCCGCTGGCCCTGCAGCACCGCGGCGGCTGGGTGAACCGCGAGGTGGTCGGCTGGTTCCGCGGCTACACCCGCGTCGTCGCCGACCGGCTGAGCGACCGCGTGTCGAACTGGTTCACGCTCAACGAGCCCGCCTGCTTCGTGGGCCTGGGCCACCACACGGGCATGCACGCCCCGGGCCTGCGGCTGCCCCTCGCCGAGGTGCTGCGCGTGCAGCACCACAGCAACCTCGCGCACGGCGCCGCGGTGGACGTGCTGCGGGAGCACGCGAAGACGCCAGCCCGCGTTGGCGCCGCCCCCACCGGGAAGGCCTGCTTCCCCGCCACCGACGACCCCGCCGACGCCGGGGCCGCCGCCCGCGCCACCTTCGAGGTGGCCGAGGGCAAGGGGATGTTCTTCAACCACGCGCTCAGCGGCGACCCGATGGTCCTCGGCCGCTACCCCGCCGACCTGCTCACGCGGTTCGGCGACCGCATGCCCGCCGGCTTCGAGGACGATCTCGCCGCGATCCAGCGCCCGCTGGATTTCTACGGGATCAACATCTACAACGGCCAGCCCACCCGAGCCGACGCCTCCGGCCGAGCCGTCCGGCAGCCCGCGAGCGCCGGCCCGCCGACCACGAACATCGGATGGCCCATCGAGCCGGCCTGCATCTACTGGGCGGCGAAGCAGTTCCACGAGCGCTACGGCCTGCCGATGCACATCACCGAGAACGGCCTCGCGAGCATGGACTGGGTCCACGCCGACGGCGTCGTCCACGACCCCGGCCGCATCGACTACACCGCCCGGCACCTGTGGTTCCTCCGCAAAGCCGTCGGCGAGGGCGTTCCGGTGGTGGGTTACTTCCACTGGTCGGTGATGGACAACTTCGAGTGGGCGGAGGGCTACTCGAAGCGCTTCGGCCTGATCTACGTGGACTACGAGACGCAGGAGCGGATCCCCAAGGACAGCTACCGCTGGTACCGCGAGGTGGTCCGCAGCCGCGGCGCGAGCCTCCCCGACACGCTCGCGCCGCTGCGCTGA
- a CDS encoding glycosyl hydrolase 53 family protein → MKRGFLPLALACAVVAFIAAAPASAGVKGADVSGWSKMQSEGYNLQKWDSWTNYDAFGMWKELGGNAVRIRIFYLPYLGPSGLSFNNPWDAAAMVRRAVEENLDVMLCFHYHHTFTDPGKQWRPMWPNRSYWADDRAQVARAVATHTRNSIRTILGDDEAMKNKIKQRIKWVQIGNELGSGMLWPTGGIAGRQKSDDPKFEGFKRIFNAGARASKRLLPNAKIVAHRENGLDLGAMKWFANTINKLGLEYDILGVSVYPNWGQEIDNARTLSKWIGSRPDDTWPNGDKRVNRRGFMVVEYGRPPEANAAATADFNKMKSWNVKDDNFSGFFYWEPFAFGDFKPDNVYRYGKGATYKKYKDWAKTGAPAAQLTAIAGD, encoded by the coding sequence ATGAAACGTGGCTTCCTGCCCCTCGCACTCGCCTGCGCCGTCGTGGCGTTCATCGCCGCCGCCCCGGCGTCCGCCGGCGTGAAGGGCGCGGACGTCAGCGGCTGGTCGAAGATGCAGAGCGAGGGCTACAACCTCCAGAAGTGGGACAGCTGGACCAACTACGACGCCTTCGGCATGTGGAAGGAGCTCGGCGGCAACGCGGTCCGCATCCGCATCTTCTACCTCCCGTACCTGGGGCCCTCGGGCCTCAGCTTCAACAATCCCTGGGATGCGGCGGCCATGGTCCGGCGTGCGGTGGAGGAGAACCTCGACGTGATGCTCTGCTTCCACTACCACCACACCTTCACCGACCCGGGCAAGCAGTGGCGGCCCATGTGGCCCAATCGCTCCTACTGGGCGGACGACCGGGCGCAGGTGGCTCGCGCCGTCGCCACCCACACCCGCAACTCGATCCGGACGATCCTCGGGGACGACGAGGCCATGAAGAACAAGATCAAGCAGCGCATCAAGTGGGTGCAGATCGGCAACGAGCTCGGATCGGGCATGCTGTGGCCGACGGGGGGCATCGCCGGCCGGCAGAAGAGCGACGATCCGAAGTTCGAGGGCTTCAAGCGCATCTTCAACGCCGGCGCCCGGGCCTCCAAGCGGCTGCTGCCGAACGCGAAGATCGTCGCGCACCGCGAGAACGGGCTGGACCTGGGCGCGATGAAGTGGTTCGCCAACACCATCAACAAGCTGGGGCTGGAGTACGACATCCTCGGCGTCTCCGTGTACCCGAACTGGGGCCAGGAGATCGACAACGCCCGGACGCTGTCGAAGTGGATCGGCAGCCGCCCCGATGACACGTGGCCCAACGGCGACAAGCGGGTGAACCGCCGCGGGTTCATGGTCGTCGAGTACGGCCGCCCGCCCGAGGCGAACGCCGCCGCGACCGCGGACTTCAACAAGATGAAGTCCTGGAACGTGAAGGACGACAACTTCTCCGGCTTCTTCTACTGGGAGCCCTTCGCCTTCGGCGACTTCAAGCCGGACAACGTTTACCGCTACGGCAAGGGGGCCACGTACAAGAAGTACAAGGATTGGGCCAAGACGGGTGCGCCAGCGGCGCAGCTGACGGCCATCGCGGGCGACTGA
- a CDS encoding glycosyltransferase family 25 protein — translation MKAYAINLDGETQRWERLLARFAPLGIEPERVPGVDGRALTLPHPMFDEAAYERYHGRRIAMGKVGVFQSQIRMIRRFHGSDPARTGEAALFLEDDVRPEPDLPGVLAAAMEQRRHWDVLRLSGLSEAKPLKLAPLTERHHLALTCDRLKGAGGYLMNRRAAAVFAERVPPQWLPWDHHIDREWWFGLKAARVRPFPIDQTGHSLGSSTSDGKPAAKQKLPAWRRWATTYPYQTVNDGARWAVKLTRRAAGR, via the coding sequence ATGAAGGCTTACGCGATCAACCTCGACGGCGAAACCCAGCGGTGGGAGCGGCTGCTCGCCCGCTTCGCCCCGCTGGGCATCGAGCCCGAGCGGGTGCCCGGCGTCGACGGGCGGGCGTTGACGCTCCCGCACCCGATGTTCGACGAGGCCGCGTACGAGCGGTACCACGGGCGGCGGATCGCGATGGGGAAGGTCGGCGTCTTCCAGAGCCAGATCCGCATGATCCGCCGCTTCCACGGCAGCGACCCCGCCCGGACCGGCGAGGCCGCGCTCTTCCTGGAGGACGACGTCCGGCCCGAGCCGGACCTGCCCGGCGTGCTCGCCGCGGCGATGGAGCAGCGCCGCCACTGGGACGTGCTGCGGCTCTCGGGCCTCTCCGAAGCGAAGCCGCTGAAGCTCGCGCCGCTCACCGAACGCCACCACCTCGCGCTCACCTGCGACCGCCTCAAGGGCGCCGGCGGGTACCTCATGAACCGCCGCGCGGCCGCCGTCTTCGCGGAGCGGGTCCCGCCGCAGTGGCTGCCCTGGGACCACCACATCGACCGCGAGTGGTGGTTCGGCTTGAAGGCCGCCCGCGTCCGCCCCTTCCCGATCGACCAGACCGGCCACAGCCTGGGCAGCTCCACCAGCGACGGCAAGCCCGCCGCGAAGCAGAAGCTGCCCGCGTGGAGGCGGTGGGCGACCACGTACCCGTACCAGACCGTCAACGACGGCGCCCGCTGGGCCGTGAAGCTCACCCGCCGGGCCGCGGGGCGGTAG
- a CDS encoding molybdopterin-dependent oxidoreductase, producing MPSISVDGIQCTFEGKTSLLQAALDGGVEIPHYCYHPGLPVVASCRICLAEVSQPNPRNDNKLELIPKLVPTCQTPAVDGAVVHLRSPKSVANQKSVMEMLLINHPLDCPVCDQAGECSLQDYSYRYGNSQSRFVEAKLKQPKKDVGPNILLYSDRCIMCSRCVRFTREVSGTHELGIFGRGSSEQIDVFPGRALDNELAGNVVDICPVGALLDKDFLMTMRVWNLTRTASIDGITASGDNLSVETNEGKVYRFKPRTNMDVNRWWTSDEIRYGWKFVHSEERFAKPMRRTHGVLEACDWEQAYRTTRKRLGEGDGDLLAIISPMLPSEEAYLLGRLALKLAPAAKLAIGPVPVDGEDKSFPGGYTVVAEKAPNARGVRRALERLVDADDVLDAAAAEDLLGSGSVGRVLLTGNYPSAWATPRLRSVLQKSEAFTVLIDTLPSGLTERDEVDVLLPGCTWLEKEGSFENHRHRMQSFEAALAPREGARPEGRIALELLGLLDGEKAARYDAQKVRAEMGGAFLDEVHGPEGDAVLTSDVEYVAL from the coding sequence TTGCCCTCCATCTCCGTCGACGGAATCCAGTGCACCTTCGAGGGCAAGACCTCGCTGCTCCAGGCCGCCCTCGACGGCGGCGTGGAGATCCCGCACTACTGCTACCACCCGGGCCTGCCGGTGGTCGCCTCCTGCCGCATCTGCCTCGCCGAGGTGAGCCAGCCCAACCCGCGGAACGACAACAAGCTCGAGCTCATCCCCAAGCTCGTGCCCACCTGCCAGACGCCCGCCGTCGACGGCGCGGTCGTCCACCTGCGCAGCCCCAAGAGCGTGGCCAACCAGAAGAGCGTCATGGAGATGCTGCTCATCAACCACCCGCTGGACTGCCCGGTGTGCGACCAGGCCGGCGAGTGCAGCCTGCAGGACTACTCCTACCGCTACGGCAACTCGCAGAGCCGCTTCGTCGAGGCCAAGCTCAAGCAGCCCAAGAAGGACGTCGGCCCCAACATCCTGCTCTACAGCGACCGCTGCATCATGTGCAGCCGCTGCGTGCGGTTCACGCGCGAGGTCAGCGGCACCCACGAACTGGGCATCTTCGGCCGCGGCTCGTCCGAGCAGATCGACGTCTTCCCCGGTCGGGCCCTGGACAACGAGCTCGCCGGCAACGTCGTCGACATCTGCCCGGTGGGCGCCCTGCTCGACAAGGACTTCCTCATGACGATGCGGGTGTGGAACCTCACCCGCACCGCGAGCATCGACGGCATCACCGCCAGCGGCGACAACCTCTCGGTGGAGACCAACGAGGGCAAGGTCTACCGCTTCAAGCCGCGGACCAACATGGACGTCAACCGCTGGTGGACCAGCGACGAGATCCGCTACGGCTGGAAGTTCGTGCACAGCGAGGAGCGCTTCGCCAAGCCCATGCGCCGCACGCACGGCGTGCTGGAAGCGTGCGACTGGGAGCAGGCCTACCGGACGACCCGGAAGCGGCTGGGCGAGGGCGACGGCGACCTCCTCGCGATCATCAGCCCGATGCTGCCCTCCGAGGAGGCGTACCTGCTCGGCCGCCTCGCGCTCAAGCTCGCGCCCGCGGCGAAGCTGGCGATCGGCCCCGTGCCCGTCGACGGCGAGGACAAGAGCTTCCCGGGCGGGTACACCGTCGTCGCGGAAAAGGCGCCCAACGCCCGCGGCGTCCGCCGGGCCCTGGAGCGGCTGGTCGACGCCGACGACGTCCTCGACGCGGCCGCCGCCGAGGACCTGCTCGGCTCGGGCTCGGTCGGCCGCGTGCTGCTCACCGGCAACTACCCCAGCGCCTGGGCCACCCCGCGGCTGCGCAGCGTCTTGCAGAAGAGCGAGGCGTTCACCGTGCTCATCGACACGCTGCCCAGCGGCCTGACCGAGCGGGACGAAGTCGACGTGCTGCTGCCCGGCTGCACCTGGCTCGAGAAGGAAGGCAGCTTCGAGAACCACAGGCACCGGATGCAGAGCTTCGAGGCGGCGCTGGCCCCCCGCGAGGGCGCCCGCCCCGAGGGCCGCATCGCCCTGGAGCTGCTGGGCCTGCTCGACGGGGAGAAGGCCGCGCGGTACGACGCCCAGAAGGTGCGTGCCGAGATGGGCGGCGCTTTCCTGGACGAGGTCCACGGGCCCGAGGGGGACGCGGTGCTGACCAGCGACGTCGAGTACGTCGCGCTCTGA
- the mreC gene encoding rod shape-determining protein MreC — translation MRDHRLSFGIAGLAGVLALAPTPVATLPGRVLGPVVRTIAWPATPLYRLGVAVRRGAEPAPGEAEGLALRRENETLRVETQRLRRLYEDAVQRLAEQGPVRDRLLREGRRRVDEVSARVTGQRGGGALPEVSVDAGRREGLAPDQPVVFQDAVVGRVVPPVAAGSARVAPLFGFASSLAVEIRSADGARRYRTRLVPDAAAGGFVTRELPLDAPIAAGDAVWLDDDLLMSTARGFQLGRVSGVRPLPADPQLLLEVRVDPVRDLLRLPRVTVLVPDEEEEGEAR, via the coding sequence TTGAGAGACCACCGGCTCAGCTTCGGGATCGCGGGCCTCGCCGGGGTGCTTGCGCTCGCGCCGACGCCGGTCGCGACGCTGCCCGGGCGGGTGCTCGGTCCGGTGGTCCGCACGATCGCGTGGCCGGCGACGCCGCTGTACCGGCTCGGCGTCGCGGTGCGCCGCGGGGCGGAGCCGGCGCCGGGCGAAGCGGAGGGGCTCGCGCTGCGGCGCGAGAACGAGACGCTGCGCGTGGAGACGCAGCGTCTGCGCCGGCTCTACGAAGACGCCGTGCAGCGGCTGGCCGAGCAGGGGCCGGTGCGGGACCGGCTCCTGCGAGAAGGCCGCCGGCGTGTCGATGAGGTCTCGGCGCGGGTGACCGGGCAGCGGGGGGGCGGGGCGCTGCCGGAGGTCAGCGTCGACGCCGGGCGGCGGGAGGGCCTCGCCCCCGACCAGCCGGTCGTCTTCCAGGACGCGGTCGTCGGCCGCGTGGTGCCGCCGGTCGCCGCGGGCTCGGCCCGGGTCGCCCCGCTGTTCGGCTTCGCGAGCTCGCTCGCGGTGGAGATCCGCTCGGCCGACGGCGCCCGCCGCTACCGCACCCGGCTGGTGCCCGACGCCGCGGCCGGCGGCTTCGTCACCCGCGAGCTCCCGCTGGACGCGCCGATCGCCGCCGGCGACGCCGTCTGGCTCGACGACGACCTGCTGATGTCCACCGCCCGGGGCTTCCAGCTCGGCCGCGTGTCCGGGGTCCGCCCGCTGCCCGCCGACCCGCAGCTGCTGCTGGAGGTCCGGGTCGACCCCGTGCGCGACCTGCTGCGCCTGCCGCGGGTCACCGTGCTGGTGCCCGATGAGGAGGAGGAGGGGGAGGCGCGTTGA
- a CDS encoding flagellar biosynthetic protein FliR, whose protein sequence is MSGLQPLLEWLPPFLLLLTRLSGMFILSPILASSGVPRQVRAFLAVGLAAICFPVVAVGPEAPLAGLRGAEFSLFALAPLMGLELAVGYVLGYVAMLPLAGAQAAGLVIGQQMGLQLGGVFNPELQDDSGVLGQFLYLLALVVFLALGGHHLLIQVLVGSFEHVPPGGMTDFGAVMEVIVGLLQAMIELVVQVSMPVLAVLFLESVAMGFIARTVPQMNILSVGFVTRILMSTAVVAVSLATIARLTDGSFRHAFEGAHRIFLGG, encoded by the coding sequence GTGAGCGGCCTCCAGCCCCTGCTGGAGTGGCTCCCGCCGTTCCTGCTCTTGCTCACGCGCCTCTCGGGGATGTTCATCCTCTCGCCGATCCTCGCCAGCTCCGGCGTGCCGCGGCAGGTGCGGGCCTTCCTCGCCGTCGGGCTGGCGGCGATCTGCTTCCCCGTCGTCGCGGTCGGTCCCGAGGCTCCGCTCGCCGGGCTGCGCGGGGCCGAGTTCTCGCTGTTCGCGCTCGCCCCGCTCATGGGGCTGGAGCTCGCCGTCGGCTACGTCCTCGGCTACGTGGCGATGCTGCCGCTCGCGGGTGCGCAGGCGGCGGGGCTGGTCATCGGCCAGCAGATGGGCCTGCAGCTCGGCGGCGTCTTCAACCCCGAGCTGCAGGACGACTCGGGCGTGCTGGGTCAGTTCCTCTACCTGCTCGCGTTGGTCGTGTTCCTCGCCCTCGGCGGCCACCACCTGCTGATCCAGGTCCTCGTCGGCAGCTTCGAGCACGTGCCCCCCGGCGGGATGACCGACTTCGGCGCCGTGATGGAGGTGATCGTCGGGCTGCTGCAGGCGATGATCGAGCTGGTGGTGCAGGTCTCGATGCCGGTGCTCGCGGTGCTCTTCCTCGAGAGCGTGGCGATGGGCTTCATCGCCCGCACCGTCCCGCAGATGAACATCCTCTCGGTCGGCTTCGTGACGCGCATCCTCATGTCGACCGCGGTGGTGGCGGTGTCGCTGGCAACCATCGCGCGGCTGACCGACGGGTCGTTCCGGCACGCCTTCGAGGGGGCGCACCGGATCTTCCTGGGCGGGTGA
- the fliQ gene encoding flagellar biosynthesis protein FliQ, with translation MILDSSIDLVRESLVLMMTLSAPVLGAALAVGLVISVLQAVTQVQEQTLTFVPKILVMTAVAVLATPWILSMLMEFSVRMFSGMP, from the coding sequence ATGATCCTCGACTCCTCCATCGACCTCGTCCGCGAGTCGCTCGTGCTGATGATGACGCTGTCGGCGCCGGTGCTGGGGGCCGCGCTGGCGGTGGGGCTGGTCATCAGCGTGCTGCAGGCGGTGACGCAGGTGCAGGAGCAGACGCTCACCTTCGTCCCGAAGATCCTCGTCATGACCGCGGTCGCCGTGCTCGCCACACCGTGGATCCTGTCGATGCTGATGGAGTTTTCGGTCCGCATGTTCTCGGGGATGCCGTGA